From Chromatiales bacterium, one genomic window encodes:
- a CDS encoding UDP-glucose/GDP-mannose dehydrogenase family protein, which produces MKITVHGTGYVGLVTGACIAQAGNQVLCVDIDAAKIAALGRGEIPIYEPGLADVVKRSHAAGRLQFTTDVAAGVAHGDIQFIAVGTPKNEDGSADLRHVLTVAETIGRHMSGYKVIVDKSTVPVGTADRVRESVAATLAARGARVEFDVVSNPEFLKEGAAVADFMKPDRIIIGTDSPRAIDLLRHLYEPFSRSHDKLIVMDVRSAELTKYAANVMLATKISLMNELANIAERYDADIEQVRIGIGSDPRIGYSFIYPGCGYGGSCFPKDVHALIRSAEEIGYDAELVRAVNSVNDRQKEVLFRKISGHFGGQLKGRTIALWGLAFKPNTDDMREAASVVLMQALWAAGAKVRAYDPQAMAETRRICGERADLALCSSADETLAGADALVVVTEWQEFRSPDFEGIRAAMSGPVIFDGRNLYDPRQLEQLGFAYYGIGRGRSGL; this is translated from the coding sequence ATGAAAATCACCGTACACGGCACTGGTTACGTGGGTCTGGTCACGGGCGCCTGCATTGCGCAAGCCGGTAACCAGGTGCTGTGTGTCGATATCGACGCCGCCAAGATCGCAGCGCTCGGGCGTGGCGAGATCCCCATCTACGAGCCCGGTCTTGCGGATGTCGTAAAGCGCAGCCACGCGGCCGGGCGACTGCAGTTCACCACCGATGTGGCGGCGGGCGTTGCCCACGGCGACATCCAGTTCATCGCCGTCGGTACGCCGAAGAATGAAGACGGTTCGGCCGACCTGCGCCACGTGTTGACCGTGGCCGAAACCATCGGCCGGCACATGAGCGGCTACAAGGTGATCGTCGACAAGTCCACCGTCCCCGTCGGCACTGCCGACCGGGTTCGGGAGTCCGTCGCGGCGACGCTGGCTGCGCGTGGCGCCAGGGTTGAGTTCGACGTGGTCTCGAATCCGGAGTTTCTCAAGGAAGGTGCGGCGGTCGCTGATTTCATGAAGCCGGACCGCATCATCATCGGCACTGACAGCCCGCGGGCCATCGACCTGCTGCGTCACCTCTATGAGCCCTTCAGCCGCAGTCACGACAAGCTGATCGTCATGGATGTGCGCTCGGCCGAGCTTACCAAGTACGCCGCCAACGTGATGCTGGCCACCAAGATCAGCCTGATGAACGAGCTGGCCAATATCGCCGAGCGTTACGATGCTGACATTGAACAGGTGCGCATCGGTATCGGCTCCGACCCGCGTATCGGCTATTCATTCATCTATCCCGGCTGCGGTTATGGTGGCTCCTGCTTTCCGAAGGACGTACACGCCCTGATCCGCTCGGCCGAGGAGATCGGCTATGACGCCGAGCTGGTGCGCGCGGTGAACAGCGTCAACGACCGGCAGAAAGAGGTCCTGTTTCGCAAGATCAGCGGCCATTTTGGCGGGCAGTTGAAGGGCCGGACCATCGCCCTCTGGGGCCTGGCTTTCAAGCCCAATACGGATGACATGCGTGAGGCCGCGAGCGTGGTCCTGATGCAGGCGTTGTGGGCAGCTGGGGCAAAGGTCCGTGCCTATGATCCGCAGGCGATGGCAGAAACCCGTCGCATCTGTGGAGAACGCGCCGACCTCGCGCTGTGCAGTTCGGCCGACGAGACCCTTGCCGGTGCCGATGCGCTGGTGGTGGTGACCGAGTGGCAGGAGTTTCGCAGTCCGGACTTCGAGGGTATCCGCGCCGCTATGTCCGGCCCGGTGATCTTCGACGGCCGCAACCTCTACGATCCCCGCCAGCTCGAGCAGCTCGGCTTTGCCTACTACGGGATCGGGCGGGGCAGGAGCGGCTTGTAG
- a CDS encoding AAA family ATPase produces MTIIERAILAARAKAAKTTASEPAKTSSGTGRVTPLPRPAHEAPDHVVAFPRLDTGGSLVTEITDAKVYEQFRRLKRPILQCAFGPLATPGTQTIMVTSPLQGAGKTFISSNLAYALALEKDRNVLLIDTDNANPTLTRQMGLTGHPGLYDLIGTAGLALEEVVCRTDIPGLWVLPAGKTATDALELLNSHRCQEIFRQLADRDPDGIIILDAPPLLITNEAPAVTALAGQFLLVVEAGVTPKSSVTRSLEILDLKKPVGLVLNKALSRGELGSYYPYSYPA; encoded by the coding sequence ATGACCATCATCGAACGCGCCATTCTGGCTGCCCGGGCCAAAGCCGCAAAAACCACGGCTTCCGAACCGGCAAAGACATCCTCAGGTACTGGCCGGGTCACGCCCTTGCCACGGCCTGCGCACGAAGCACCTGACCATGTCGTTGCTTTCCCCCGGCTGGACACCGGTGGAAGCCTGGTCACCGAAATCACCGACGCGAAGGTTTACGAGCAGTTTCGTCGCCTCAAGCGCCCTATCCTGCAGTGCGCGTTCGGGCCGCTGGCCACGCCAGGCACCCAGACGATCATGGTCACCAGCCCCCTGCAGGGTGCCGGCAAGACCTTCATCTCCAGCAACCTCGCCTATGCACTGGCGCTGGAGAAAGATCGCAACGTGCTGCTGATCGATACCGACAATGCCAACCCCACCCTGACGCGGCAGATGGGCCTGACCGGACATCCCGGCCTTTACGACCTGATCGGTACTGCCGGACTCGCGCTTGAGGAGGTGGTCTGCCGGACCGATATTCCGGGGCTCTGGGTCCTGCCGGCTGGCAAGACCGCGACAGACGCACTCGAATTGCTGAACAGCCATCGCTGCCAGGAAATATTCCGTCAGCTGGCAGATCGCGACCCCGACGGGATCATCATCCTCGACGCGCCGCCACTGCTGATCACCAACGAGGCGCCGGCAGTCACCGCCCTGGCGGGTCAGTTCCTGCTGGTCGTTGAAGCCGGCGTGACACCGAAAAGCAGCGTGACGCGCTCACTGGAAATACTCGATTTGAAAAAGCCGGTCGGCCTGGTGCTCAACAAGGCGCTCAGCCGCGGCGAGCTTGGTTCGTATTACCCGTACTCGTATCCCGCGTAG
- a CDS encoding alpha-ketoacid dehydrogenase subunit beta, with protein MTRPVGYGEAIREAFVYLLDRYPRVFAIGQGLWSPWYVGNTMTDLDKQFGKNRIIDTPVSELACTGAAVGASLCGYRPIVIHPRMDFMVLAADQVINQAAKWRHMLGGQVSPAVTIRAIINRGGEQGAQHSQALHSWFAHVPGLRVVMPASVQDARDLLISSVLCDDPVMYIDDRWLYDREAVLPPIVERPLAAEGPKVVREGSDLTLVGAGHSTYLCEQAAELLAAGGVSAEVVDVRVLSPLDAQQIIRSVGKTGRLFAVDGGWRTAGWSAEILAAVTEAVDPAKLRSRPVRIALADAPAPTSKALESIYYPTAATIVDAVRATLGRQEAHVKASA; from the coding sequence ATGACTAGGCCGGTCGGCTATGGCGAGGCGATCCGCGAGGCCTTTGTCTATCTGCTGGATCGTTACCCCAGGGTGTTTGCGATCGGCCAGGGCTTGTGGAGTCCCTGGTACGTCGGCAACACGATGACTGACCTGGACAAGCAGTTCGGCAAGAACCGGATTATCGATACGCCTGTTTCGGAGCTTGCCTGTACGGGGGCCGCTGTGGGGGCTTCGCTGTGCGGTTACCGGCCGATCGTGATCCATCCGCGCATGGACTTCATGGTGCTGGCGGCCGATCAGGTGATCAACCAGGCTGCGAAGTGGCGGCACATGCTGGGCGGGCAGGTTTCGCCGGCGGTGACGATCCGCGCGATCATCAATCGCGGCGGCGAGCAGGGTGCACAGCATTCCCAGGCGTTGCATAGCTGGTTTGCCCATGTTCCCGGCCTCCGGGTGGTGATGCCGGCGAGCGTGCAGGACGCACGCGACCTGCTGATTTCCAGCGTGTTGTGTGACGACCCGGTGATGTATATCGATGATCGCTGGCTCTACGATCGCGAAGCGGTTCTCCCGCCGATAGTCGAGCGACCGCTGGCTGCTGAAGGCCCGAAGGTGGTGCGTGAGGGCAGCGACCTCACGCTGGTCGGTGCGGGTCACTCGACATATCTCTGCGAGCAGGCAGCCGAATTGCTGGCTGCCGGGGGTGTTTCTGCTGAAGTTGTCGATGTTCGTGTGTTGAGTCCGCTCGATGCGCAGCAGATCATCAGGTCAGTCGGGAAAACCGGACGGCTGTTTGCGGTAGACGGTGGCTGGCGTACCGCTGGCTGGTCCGCCGAGATACTGGCTGCGGTGACGGAAGCTGTTGATCCCGCGAAGCTCCGCAGCCGGCCCGTGCGGATTGCGCTGGCTGATGCCCCGGCCCCGACCAGCAAGGCTCTCGAGAGTATCTACTACCCGACCGCTGCGACCATCGTCGATGCGGTCCGGGCCACTCTTGGTCGTCAGGAAGCTCATGTCAAAGCGTCTGCTTGA
- a CDS encoding class I SAM-dependent methyltransferase, which yields MSTDFQDVTEMAGEPITSEQLDRLCHRYAWASRYCAGKDVVELACGTGPGIGVLNGVAGSFEAGDFSGPMIERVRQHYGGRVVVRQFDAQAMPYPDQSKDVLIIFEALYYLPDVPAFIRECRRVLRPGGKVLIATANKDLPDFNPSPYSHLYLGVAELGEQFAKEGFETSCFGYLSVSAVSAKQRLLRPVKQFVVASGLMPKTMRGKQLLKRLVFGKPVPMPAEIAESSAPVIEPAPLPAGVPDRSHKVIYCVATLRTA from the coding sequence GTGAGCACAGACTTCCAGGACGTCACCGAGATGGCGGGCGAGCCGATCACTTCAGAGCAGCTCGACCGCCTCTGTCATAGATACGCATGGGCGAGTCGCTACTGTGCTGGCAAGGATGTGGTGGAGCTCGCGTGTGGCACCGGACCGGGCATCGGTGTGCTGAACGGGGTAGCCGGATCCTTTGAGGCCGGCGATTTCAGTGGTCCGATGATAGAGCGGGTGCGTCAGCATTATGGCGGTCGTGTCGTCGTCCGGCAGTTTGATGCGCAGGCGATGCCTTACCCGGATCAATCCAAGGACGTGCTGATCATTTTCGAGGCGCTCTACTATTTGCCTGATGTGCCGGCGTTCATTCGCGAGTGCCGGAGAGTTCTGAGACCGGGTGGCAAGGTACTCATCGCAACTGCCAACAAGGATTTGCCTGATTTCAACCCGAGTCCTTATAGTCACCTGTATCTGGGGGTGGCCGAACTGGGCGAGCAGTTCGCGAAGGAAGGTTTCGAGACCAGCTGTTTCGGCTACCTCAGTGTTTCGGCCGTATCCGCCAAGCAGCGCCTGCTCCGTCCGGTAAAGCAGTTTGTCGTCGCCTCGGGCCTGATGCCCAAGACCATGCGTGGCAAGCAGCTACTCAAGCGTCTGGTATTCGGCAAGCCGGTGCCGATGCCCGCCGAGATCGCGGAATCTTCGGCGCCCGTCATCGAGCCTGCACCGCTGCCTGCTGGTGTTCCTGATCGCTCTCACAAGGTAATCTATTGCGTGGCAACTCTTCGGACTGCCTGA
- a CDS encoding DegT/DnrJ/EryC1/StrS family aminotransferase: MASTRQVPFFNYRALFESQEAEITAAVTDVMRRGAYILQSDLTEFEAKLAGYLGVKYAYGVADGTNALIIALRAAGIGAGDEVIVPSHTYVASAASIHFAGATPVLVECLDDHMIDPASARQAITKRTKAIMPVQLNGRTADMDAIMKVAVDHDLRVIEDAAQGLGSKFKGRHAGTFGAAGTFSFYPAKLLGCFGDGGGVVTNDDRMGEQLALLRDHGRNSEGEVVAWGTNSRLDNIQAAILNVKFRTFDKDLATRRALAALYDEGLRDLGELLLPPAPGASADHHDVYQNYEIEAERRDALKKHLEERGVRTIVQFGGKAVHQYAGLGLTGYSLPRTELLYRRALLLPMNTSMVSADVHYVVECIRSFYGRGR, from the coding sequence ATGGCGTCCACCAGGCAGGTCCCGTTTTTCAACTATCGCGCCTTGTTTGAGTCCCAGGAAGCCGAAATCACCGCCGCCGTCACGGATGTGATGCGGCGTGGTGCCTATATCCTGCAAAGCGACCTGACCGAATTCGAGGCGAAGCTGGCCGGCTATCTGGGCGTGAAGTATGCGTATGGCGTCGCTGATGGCACCAACGCGCTGATCATCGCCCTGCGTGCGGCCGGGATCGGTGCCGGTGATGAGGTGATCGTACCCTCGCATACCTATGTTGCCAGCGCCGCTTCGATTCATTTTGCAGGCGCGACGCCGGTGCTTGTCGAGTGCCTCGACGATCACATGATCGATCCGGCGTCTGCCCGTCAGGCCATCACAAAGCGGACCAAAGCCATCATGCCGGTGCAGCTCAATGGCCGGACCGCTGACATGGACGCGATCATGAAGGTGGCGGTGGACCATGATCTGCGCGTCATCGAGGATGCCGCCCAGGGGCTCGGCTCGAAGTTCAAGGGTCGCCATGCCGGTACCTTCGGCGCCGCAGGCACCTTCAGTTTCTATCCGGCAAAGCTGCTTGGCTGCTTCGGTGATGGCGGTGGTGTGGTAACCAACGATGACCGGATGGGTGAACAACTCGCACTGCTGCGCGATCACGGCCGCAACAGTGAGGGCGAAGTGGTTGCCTGGGGCACGAATTCCCGGCTCGATAACATCCAGGCCGCGATCCTCAATGTGAAGTTCAGGACCTTTGACAAGGATCTGGCCACCCGGCGGGCGCTTGCAGCTTTGTATGACGAGGGCCTGCGTGATCTCGGCGAACTGCTGCTGCCGCCGGCGCCGGGAGCCAGCGCCGATCATCACGATGTCTACCAGAATTATGAAATCGAGGCGGAGCGTCGCGACGCGCTGAAGAAGCATCTTGAGGAACGCGGTGTGCGGACCATCGTTCAGTTCGGCGGCAAGGCCGTTCACCAGTACGCCGGTCTGGGTCTGACAGGCTACAGTTTGCCGCGTACGGAGCTCTTGTATCGTCGGGCCTTATTGTTGCCAATGAATACTTCGATGGTCAGCGCTGACGTGCACTACGTCGTGGAATGCATCCGGAGCTTCTACGGCCGGGGCCGCTGA
- a CDS encoding polysaccharide biosynthesis protein yields the protein MRVAKVQSRLIQLPALAKRLIVAMSDAGVLVLTLTLSLLVLHRFSFPSSPAIAWLFPAVMLIGIPALASQGLYRAIIRFIGSRMVLGVLGGTVLITITMTLIIAALGIETGEQLVSFALVFYAFAIIGLVSSRFLMRALVSDRRLGSERVAIYGAGRAGLRLVAAATNHRDFLPVLFIDDNPELQGRTIAGLPVVSPVKVAKKLASLRIDRVLLAMPSAGRRKRKTIIDSFSSQSVRLQTVPDIGDLLSGRARLEDIRDVDATDLLGRETVPAHEGLLDACIRGKSVMVTGAGGSIGSELCRQIIELGPRRLVLFEISEHALYQIDQELTKLVEARGLRTEIVALLGSVHHRDRVRGVIAAFGVQTLYHAAAYKHVPIVEYNMIEGIHNNIIGTWHTAEAADEAGVETFVLISTDKAVLPVNVMGATKRFAELVLQAMAERGSKTRFCMVRFGNVLESSGSVVPLFRKQIRDGGPVTVTHKDVIRYFMTIPEAAQLVIQAGSMGQGGDVFVLDMGEPVRIADLARRMINLMGLTVRDEANPEGDIAIHYTGLRNGEKLYEELLIGTDVSRTEHPMIMRAMEESLPWPKVRHFLAQFQLAGNAFDCEQTLNLLLESVNGFVPVSEGIDDLVWQARQAEPIGAARTTGKAAQSLPAPNGSLVDMDSGRRA from the coding sequence ATGAGAGTCGCCAAAGTCCAATCCCGGCTGATCCAGCTTCCCGCGCTGGCCAAGCGCCTCATCGTGGCAATGAGCGATGCCGGTGTTCTGGTCCTGACCCTGACTCTGAGCCTGCTGGTCCTGCACCGGTTTTCCTTCCCGTCCAGCCCGGCGATTGCCTGGCTTTTTCCGGCCGTGATGCTGATCGGTATCCCGGCCCTCGCCAGCCAGGGCCTCTACCGGGCGATCATCCGGTTCATTGGTTCGCGCATGGTGCTTGGCGTACTGGGCGGCACAGTCCTGATCACGATAACCATGACCCTGATTATTGCGGCGCTGGGCATCGAGACCGGCGAGCAGCTCGTTTCCTTTGCACTGGTTTTCTATGCCTTTGCAATCATTGGACTTGTCAGCAGCCGCTTCCTGATGCGTGCCCTGGTATCGGATCGCCGATTGGGCAGTGAGCGCGTGGCGATTTACGGCGCAGGCCGCGCCGGTTTGCGCCTGGTTGCCGCGGCAACAAACCACCGTGACTTTCTGCCGGTGCTTTTTATCGACGACAACCCCGAGTTGCAGGGGCGGACGATTGCCGGACTGCCGGTCGTCAGCCCCGTGAAGGTGGCGAAGAAGCTCGCTTCGCTGCGCATCGACCGGGTGCTGCTGGCCATGCCGTCGGCTGGTCGGCGCAAGCGCAAGACGATCATCGACAGCTTCAGCAGCCAGTCGGTGCGCTTGCAGACCGTGCCTGATATCGGTGACCTGCTTTCGGGGCGTGCGCGTCTCGAGGATATCCGCGACGTCGATGCCACCGACCTGCTGGGCCGTGAAACCGTGCCAGCGCACGAGGGCCTGCTGGATGCCTGCATACGCGGCAAGTCGGTGATGGTCACGGGTGCGGGTGGTTCAATCGGGTCGGAGCTGTGCCGGCAGATCATCGAACTCGGGCCGCGCCGGCTGGTGCTGTTCGAGATCAGCGAGCACGCCCTCTATCAGATCGACCAGGAGCTGACGAAGCTTGTCGAGGCGCGTGGACTCAGGACCGAAATCGTCGCCTTGCTTGGTTCCGTGCATCACCGCGACCGCGTGCGCGGCGTTATCGCGGCCTTCGGCGTGCAGACGCTCTATCACGCGGCTGCCTACAAGCATGTGCCGATCGTCGAATACAACATGATCGAGGGTATCCACAACAACATCATCGGTACCTGGCATACCGCCGAAGCTGCCGACGAGGCCGGCGTTGAAACCTTCGTGCTGATCTCCACCGACAAGGCCGTGTTGCCGGTCAACGTGATGGGCGCCACCAAGCGCTTTGCCGAGCTGGTGCTGCAGGCGATGGCCGAGCGCGGCAGCAAGACCCGGTTCTGCATGGTGCGCTTTGGCAATGTCCTCGAGTCTTCGGGCTCGGTGGTGCCGCTGTTCCGCAAGCAGATCCGTGATGGCGGGCCGGTGACCGTCACGCACAAAGACGTGATCCGCTATTTCATGACCATCCCCGAGGCGGCCCAGCTGGTGATCCAGGCCGGCTCGATGGGTCAGGGCGGGGATGTCTTCGTGCTGGACATGGGTGAACCGGTGCGGATCGCCGATCTGGCCCGTCGCATGATCAACCTGATGGGGCTGACGGTGCGCGATGAGGCCAATCCAGAGGGCGATATCGCCATCCACTACACCGGGCTGCGCAATGGCGAGAAGCTCTATGAGGAGCTGCTGATCGGCACCGATGTATCGCGTACCGAGCACCCGATGATCATGCGCGCCATGGAAGAATCGCTGCCCTGGCCGAAGGTGCGGCATTTCCTGGCCCAGTTCCAGCTGGCCGGCAATGCCTTTGACTGCGAGCAGACCCTGAACCTGCTGCTGGAGAGTGTGAACGGTTTCGTGCCGGTCAGCGAGGGCATCGACGATCTGGTCTGGCAGGCCCGCCAGGCTGAGCCCATCGGTGCCGCGAGGACCACTGGCAAGGCCGCGCAGAGCCTCCCGGCGCCAAACGGGTCGCTGGTTGACATGGATTCAGGCCGTCGGGCGTGA
- a CDS encoding glycosyltransferase family 4 protein, with protein sequence MVSVRPLRIWLVTVGEPLPGYSSGDRLWRCGFLARLLANRGHQVTWWTSSFDHFNKRYFEEAEANSEISSNLRLQFLKGRPYARNISLARFLNHRELGQRFAAIAQRATQPDVIAASYPPIELCRAVVRYGRERGVPVFTDIRDLWPDEIVRRAPLWSRFAVKLAIWPLRRQAVATMKESAGLIAISDAYLRWGLLMANRSAGRADQMIPLGYTGESTPQRCPDEVLGRFRSLGVDPDRQIFWFCGTFVGNIDLRTVIDAARILAGSPRILFVFSGDGERATEWKRHAHDLANVVFTGWLGAAEIAGMSAIAYAGLAAYEPRASMSLPNKFFEYMSAGLPVVSSLTGEAATIIDENNIGLSYMAGRAEDLAEKILRLSEDTRLRSRQAMCARSLFDKQYSAETIYKRYVSLLESSAAVPVGVSATS encoded by the coding sequence GTGGTTAGTGTCCGCCCGCTCCGTATCTGGCTGGTTACTGTCGGTGAACCCCTTCCAGGCTACTCATCTGGTGACAGGCTGTGGCGGTGCGGATTTCTGGCGAGGCTTCTGGCCAATCGTGGACATCAGGTCACCTGGTGGACATCGTCTTTTGATCACTTCAATAAGCGCTACTTTGAAGAAGCTGAAGCAAATTCAGAGATCAGTTCGAATCTTCGCCTTCAGTTTCTCAAGGGCAGGCCCTACGCGAGAAATATTTCGCTTGCCAGATTTCTCAATCATAGAGAGCTAGGCCAGCGCTTCGCGGCTATCGCGCAGCGGGCGACGCAACCGGATGTTATCGCCGCCTCGTATCCTCCAATCGAGCTTTGCCGGGCCGTAGTTCGGTACGGCAGGGAGCGCGGTGTGCCCGTGTTTACTGACATTCGGGATCTGTGGCCTGATGAGATCGTTCGTCGGGCGCCACTTTGGTCGCGATTTGCTGTCAAGCTGGCAATTTGGCCGCTGCGGCGGCAGGCCGTCGCCACGATGAAAGAATCTGCTGGACTGATTGCAATTTCAGATGCTTACCTAAGATGGGGGTTGCTCATGGCCAACCGTTCGGCAGGTCGTGCCGACCAGATGATTCCGCTCGGATATACGGGTGAGTCAACTCCTCAGCGATGCCCTGATGAGGTATTGGGCCGGTTCAGGAGCCTCGGTGTCGATCCGGATAGGCAGATCTTTTGGTTCTGCGGTACGTTCGTCGGAAACATTGATCTCAGAACGGTCATTGATGCTGCACGTATTCTTGCCGGGAGTCCAAGAATACTGTTTGTCTTCAGTGGTGACGGTGAGCGGGCAACAGAGTGGAAGCGGCATGCACATGATCTGGCTAACGTGGTTTTTACAGGCTGGCTTGGTGCTGCAGAAATTGCCGGTATGTCTGCGATAGCCTACGCCGGGCTTGCTGCCTATGAACCCAGAGCCTCAATGAGCCTGCCTAACAAGTTCTTTGAATATATGAGTGCTGGTCTGCCTGTTGTGTCGTCTTTGACGGGCGAGGCGGCCACGATAATTGATGAAAACAATATTGGTCTGTCCTATATGGCGGGACGGGCTGAGGATTTGGCTGAGAAAATATTGCGGCTTTCCGAGGATACGAGACTGCGCAGCAGGCAGGCGATGTGTGCGCGTTCGCTATTCGACAAGCAGTACTCAGCGGAGACTATTTACAAACGCTACGTGAGTCTTCTTGAGTCATCGGCAGCTGTACCGGTTGGGGTTTCGGCAACGTCTTAG
- a CDS encoding thiamine pyrophosphate-dependent dehydrogenase E1 component subunit alpha yields MARDTWRSDLGGLADPARFREPLDITGQDTAGLLRLLRSMWQIRVVEEQVAALVVAGLAKTPCHLGIGQEAVAVGVCAELRNTDRVFGGHRSHSQFLALGGSPFGLLAEILGRVEGVSHGMGGSMHLYGASVGFHGSVPLVGATIPIAVGAALAAQMDGADSIAVAFFGDGACEEGVFHESLNLAVVYNLPILFVCENNLFASHLDIQFRQPSDRVARYADAHRVRNRTVDGNDVLTVQGAAKELIDAARAGQGPGLLEAVTYRFRGHVGPNEDIDVGVNRRMEDVESWKRRCPIRRLSEALLAGKAVTEAELKRLQTDVHAEVAEAVSKAKAGQYPPTAALLDLVYAND; encoded by the coding sequence ATGGCAAGGGATACCTGGCGATCAGATCTGGGCGGACTTGCGGATCCGGCCCGTTTCAGAGAGCCGCTGGACATCACCGGTCAGGATACTGCCGGGCTGCTGCGCCTCTTGCGTTCGATGTGGCAGATACGGGTGGTCGAGGAACAGGTTGCAGCGCTGGTCGTTGCGGGACTCGCCAAGACGCCGTGTCACCTCGGGATCGGTCAGGAAGCCGTGGCGGTCGGCGTCTGTGCCGAGCTGCGCAATACCGACCGGGTGTTTGGCGGCCATCGCTCTCATTCGCAGTTTCTGGCGCTGGGCGGCTCGCCGTTCGGACTGCTGGCGGAAATCCTCGGTCGGGTTGAGGGCGTCTCGCACGGCATGGGCGGCTCCATGCATCTCTACGGGGCATCGGTCGGATTTCATGGTTCCGTGCCGCTCGTGGGTGCGACGATTCCGATAGCAGTCGGTGCCGCGCTTGCCGCACAGATGGATGGCGCCGACAGCATCGCCGTGGCCTTCTTCGGCGACGGTGCGTGCGAGGAGGGCGTGTTCCACGAATCGCTCAATCTGGCCGTCGTCTACAACCTGCCGATCCTGTTCGTCTGCGAGAACAACCTGTTTGCCAGTCATCTCGATATCCAGTTCCGGCAGCCGAGCGACCGGGTAGCACGCTATGCCGATGCGCACCGGGTCCGTAACCGTACCGTCGATGGCAACGATGTTCTCACCGTGCAGGGTGCCGCGAAGGAATTGATCGACGCGGCCCGCGCCGGCCAGGGACCAGGCTTGCTGGAAGCCGTGACCTATCGTTTTCGGGGCCACGTCGGTCCAAATGAAGATATCGATGTCGGTGTCAACCGGCGCATGGAAGATGTGGAAAGCTGGAAGCGACGTTGCCCCATCCGGCGACTCAGCGAAGCCTTGCTGGCCGGAAAGGCAGTAACCGAGGCCGAGCTCAAGCGTTTGCAGACCGATGTGCACGCGGAGGTCGCGGAGGCAGTGTCGAAAGCGAAGGCCGGGCAGTATCCGCCGACCGCGGCACTGCTCGATCTGGTGTACGCCAATGACTAG
- a CDS encoding sugar transferase codes for MSKRLLDLLVSFGGLVLASPVLLPVMFLVWWQDRHSPFYVASRVGLDQRPFRMVKLRSMRIGADRSGVDSTSAGDSRITPVGHFIRRYKLDELTQLWNVLIGDMSLVGPRPNVERETRLYTDLEQRLLTVKPGITDYASIVFADEGEILQGQADPDLAYNQLIRPWKSRLGLFYIERRSLALDLKLVLLTAVTILSREKALRAVAQDLERRSAPPELVRIAQRRDRLVPHPPPGASSVVTSRAA; via the coding sequence ATGTCAAAGCGTCTGCTTGATTTGCTGGTGTCGTTTGGCGGGCTCGTGCTGGCGTCGCCCGTGCTGCTGCCGGTGATGTTTCTGGTCTGGTGGCAGGACAGGCATTCACCTTTCTATGTGGCTTCGCGTGTTGGCCTTGATCAGCGGCCGTTCCGGATGGTCAAGCTGCGCTCCATGCGTATCGGTGCCGACAGGTCTGGCGTCGATTCAACCTCTGCCGGCGACAGTCGTATCACGCCTGTGGGCCATTTCATCCGTCGCTACAAGCTCGATGAGCTGACCCAGCTCTGGAACGTCCTGATCGGTGACATGAGCCTGGTGGGGCCGCGTCCAAACGTGGAACGGGAGACGCGCCTTTATACGGATCTCGAGCAGCGCTTGCTGACGGTGAAACCGGGCATTACCGATTACGCTTCGATAGTCTTCGCCGACGAAGGCGAAATCCTGCAGGGGCAGGCCGATCCGGACCTGGCCTATAACCAGCTGATCAGACCGTGGAAGAGCCGCCTCGGGCTGTTTTACATAGAGCGGCGCAGCCTTGCACTCGATCTCAAGCTAGTGTTGCTGACTGCCGTGACGATCTTGTCGCGTGAAAAAGCCTTGCGGGCGGTCGCACAGGATCTCGAACGTCGCAGCGCGCCACCTGAGCTGGTGCGTATCGCCCAGCGTCGAGACCGCTTGGTGCCTCATCCGCCACCTGGGGCGAGCAGCGTGGTAACGTCCCGGGCAGCCTGA